The Agromyces sp. LHK192 genome includes a window with the following:
- a CDS encoding isoprenylcysteine carboxylmethyltransferase family protein: MRWGRVYFAVQAAAGAAWWVAVFTVPFVREATLGSLDPIVIAALDLPLFVLASGIAAAGVRWAAFIATGWTLLVALGLAGYATFTGEAGWGVLAMAAASGGSMLALCLVTLGRVPTEWLIRGPFEFRPADRRGDARAHLAGTGLEIVVFWGLFLCVIPIVIAWFESRWRLSVDFPPPAVPIGIAVLLLASALGIWAAVAMSVRGDGTPLPAAMPNRLVVAGPYRFVRNPMAVAGIMQGAAVGLILGSWLVVVYAVAGAVLWDHVIRPHEEADLEARFGDPFRRYRAQVRCWWPRLRPVAVGYGGSHDHTS; encoded by the coding sequence ATGCGCTGGGGTCGGGTGTACTTCGCCGTGCAGGCGGCTGCCGGCGCCGCATGGTGGGTCGCCGTCTTCACCGTGCCGTTCGTGCGCGAGGCGACGCTCGGAAGCCTCGATCCCATCGTGATCGCGGCGCTCGACCTGCCGCTGTTCGTCCTCGCCTCGGGGATCGCCGCGGCCGGTGTTCGATGGGCGGCGTTCATCGCGACGGGATGGACGCTGCTCGTCGCGCTCGGCCTCGCGGGCTACGCGACGTTCACCGGGGAGGCCGGGTGGGGCGTGCTCGCGATGGCGGCGGCATCCGGTGGTTCGATGCTCGCGCTGTGCCTCGTGACGCTCGGCAGGGTGCCGACCGAATGGCTGATCCGAGGTCCGTTCGAGTTCCGGCCGGCCGATCGGCGTGGAGACGCCCGCGCGCACCTCGCCGGGACGGGCCTCGAGATCGTGGTGTTCTGGGGGCTGTTCCTCTGCGTCATCCCGATCGTGATCGCGTGGTTCGAGTCCAGGTGGCGGCTCTCGGTCGACTTCCCGCCGCCCGCCGTGCCCATCGGCATCGCCGTGCTGCTGCTCGCCAGCGCGCTCGGCATCTGGGCGGCGGTCGCGATGTCGGTGCGCGGGGACGGCACGCCGCTGCCCGCCGCGATGCCGAACCGCCTGGTCGTCGCCGGCCCCTACCGGTTCGTGCGCAATCCGATGGCCGTCGCCGGGATCATGCAGGGCGCCGCGGTCGGGCTGATCCTCGGCTCCTGGCTGGTGGTGGTCTACGCCGTCGCCGGCGCCGTCCTCTGGGATCACGTCATCCGCCCGCACGAGGAGGCCGATCTCGAGGCGCGCTTCGGCGACCCGTTCCGGCGATACCGCGCCCAGGTGCGCTGCTGGTGGCCTCGCCTTCGCCCGGTCGCCGTCGGATACGGTGGCAGCCATGACCACACCTCCTGA
- a CDS encoding formylglycine-generating enzyme family protein produces MTRGSHDLVLLDGGTFTMGSEEFYADERPAHQREVAAFRIARHAVTNEQYAVFVHDTGYVTVAEREMDPADFVGADPADLVPGAMVFTPTSGPVDLRNWRNWWRWQPGASWRAPFGPGSTIDDRMRHPVVHVAYEDAAAYATWAGLRLPTEAEHEYGARGGLDGKRFAWGDEPYPDGVAQANSWLGRFPYDNQGVGGTAPVGSYPPNGYGLYDMTGNTWEWTTDYYTPRHLRLSDKPVDAGKRENLLAAASAQEGVDMPRRVLKGGSFLCSPDYCLRFRPAARSPQAEDTGMSHVGFRVAADA; encoded by the coding sequence ATGACGCGTGGTTCGCACGACCTGGTGCTCCTCGACGGTGGCACCTTCACGATGGGGTCGGAGGAGTTCTACGCCGATGAGCGGCCGGCCCATCAGCGCGAGGTCGCGGCGTTCCGCATCGCCCGCCACGCGGTGACGAACGAGCAGTATGCCGTGTTCGTCCACGACACCGGCTACGTCACGGTCGCCGAGCGCGAGATGGATCCGGCGGACTTCGTCGGCGCCGACCCCGCCGACCTCGTGCCGGGCGCGATGGTGTTCACGCCGACCTCAGGGCCGGTCGACCTGCGCAACTGGCGCAATTGGTGGCGCTGGCAGCCGGGCGCCTCCTGGCGTGCGCCGTTCGGCCCCGGATCGACGATCGACGACCGGATGCGGCATCCGGTCGTGCACGTCGCCTACGAGGATGCCGCCGCCTACGCGACGTGGGCCGGGCTGCGCCTGCCCACCGAGGCCGAGCACGAATACGGCGCGCGCGGCGGACTCGACGGCAAGCGGTTCGCGTGGGGTGACGAGCCCTACCCCGACGGTGTCGCGCAGGCGAACTCGTGGCTCGGACGCTTCCCCTACGACAACCAGGGCGTCGGCGGCACCGCGCCCGTCGGGTCGTACCCGCCCAACGGCTACGGCCTGTACGACATGACCGGCAACACGTGGGAGTGGACGACGGACTACTACACGCCGCGGCACCTGCGCCTGTCGGACAAGCCGGTCGACGCCGGCAAGCGCGAGAACCTGCTCGCCGCCGCGAGCGCGCAGGAGGGCGTCGACATGCCCCGCCGCGTACTCAAGGGCGGCTCGTTCCTCTGCTCGCCCGACTACTGCCTGCGCTTCCGGCCGGCGGCGCGCTCGCCGCAGGCCGAGGACACGGGCATGAGCCACGTCGGCTTCCGGGTGGCGGCGGACGCGTAG
- a CDS encoding helix-turn-helix domain-containing protein: protein MIHEERDPPSKLAGIVVRAWFLETQPARRFEKILPMPFAHLIVNLSTSYRQFDAGGVATEVSDAFVSGLQSGYLVIESPALIRHVGLELAPTGFHALGAAAPAATAGRVTDARAVFGGVDELVQRLRTIDRPTEAVDALLDFAEERTPAAGGPRYPLVEAALEEVRTDPDIRIGPLAMRLGVSHRALLARVRAVTGTTLKHHAQVQRFHRFIDAVHAAGGRPDWAGLAAASGYYDQPDVIRAFRRFSGWTPAEYYRLVAEHGPEVAHFVPLDQVPAS, encoded by the coding sequence GTGATCCACGAGGAACGCGACCCCCCGAGCAAGCTGGCGGGCATCGTCGTGCGCGCGTGGTTCCTCGAGACGCAGCCGGCTCGGCGGTTCGAGAAGATCCTGCCGATGCCGTTCGCGCACCTGATCGTCAACCTCTCGACCTCGTACCGACAGTTCGATGCCGGCGGCGTCGCCACCGAGGTGTCCGATGCGTTCGTGTCGGGTCTGCAGTCCGGATACCTCGTGATCGAGTCGCCCGCGCTCATCCGGCACGTCGGCCTCGAACTCGCGCCGACCGGGTTCCACGCGCTCGGAGCGGCGGCGCCCGCGGCGACGGCGGGGCGCGTCACGGATGCGCGCGCGGTGTTCGGCGGCGTCGACGAGTTGGTGCAGCGGCTGCGGACGATCGATCGCCCGACGGAGGCGGTCGACGCCCTGCTCGACTTCGCCGAGGAACGGACTCCTGCTGCCGGCGGCCCTCGCTACCCGCTGGTCGAGGCAGCGCTCGAGGAGGTCCGGACCGATCCCGACATCCGGATCGGTCCGCTCGCGATGCGACTCGGCGTCTCGCACCGTGCGCTGCTCGCCCGCGTTCGAGCGGTCACCGGCACGACGCTGAAGCACCACGCGCAGGTGCAGCGGTTCCACCGGTTCATCGACGCGGTGCACGCCGCCGGAGGCCGACCGGACTGGGCCGGCCTCGCCGCGGCATCCGGCTACTACGACCAGCCCGACGTGATCCGGGCGTTCCGACGGTTCAGCGGCTGGACACCCGCGGAGTACTACCGGCTCGTCGCCGAGCACGGGCCCGAGGTCGCGCATTTCGTGCCGCTCGACCAGGTGCCCGCGTCGTAG
- a CDS encoding glycosyltransferase family 2 protein, with product MTTPPEAMPTVSIVIPAYNEEANIRRCLEAALAQTVAAHEIVVVDNRSTDGTRAVVEDVQAEHPSSGIRIVAQDAEQGITPTRNAGFDAATGEVLGRIDSDSILEPDWVEQVQRAFATGQFVAASGPVGYYDMPMHRLGELADDAVRRVQVKLAGEYVFLFGSNMAITKEAWLAVRADVCPDREDLMHEDLDLALHLALKGLRVGYVSSMVANISARRLDSKPRDYLYYVERFKRTYEAHGIHDLRPLAPMITLLGIYPVLHAERAAHGHRTAQQWGGAPKQAEPAEH from the coding sequence ATGACCACACCTCCTGAGGCGATGCCGACCGTCTCGATCGTCATCCCGGCGTACAACGAGGAGGCGAACATCCGCCGCTGCCTCGAGGCAGCCCTTGCCCAGACGGTCGCGGCGCACGAGATCGTCGTGGTCGACAACCGCTCGACCGACGGCACGCGCGCGGTCGTCGAGGACGTGCAGGCGGAGCATCCCTCATCCGGCATCCGCATCGTGGCGCAGGATGCCGAGCAGGGCATCACCCCGACCCGGAACGCCGGCTTCGACGCGGCGACCGGCGAGGTGCTGGGGCGGATCGACTCCGACTCGATCCTCGAACCCGACTGGGTCGAGCAGGTGCAGCGCGCCTTCGCCACCGGGCAGTTCGTGGCCGCGAGCGGGCCCGTCGGCTACTACGACATGCCCATGCACCGCCTCGGCGAACTCGCCGACGACGCCGTGCGGCGTGTGCAGGTCAAGCTCGCCGGCGAGTACGTCTTCCTCTTCGGCAGCAACATGGCGATCACGAAGGAGGCGTGGCTCGCGGTGCGCGCCGACGTCTGCCCCGACCGCGAGGACCTCATGCACGAGGACCTCGACCTCGCGCTGCACCTCGCGCTGAAGGGCCTGCGCGTCGGCTACGTCTCGTCGATGGTCGCGAACATCTCGGCGCGACGCCTCGACTCGAAGCCGCGCGACTACCTCTACTACGTCGAGCGGTTCAAGCGGACGTACGAGGCGCACGGCATCCACGACCTCCGGCCGCTCGCGCCGATGATCACCCTGCTGGGCATCTACCCTGTGCTGCACGCAGAGCGTGCCGCGCACGGCCACCGCACCGCGCAGCAGTGGGGCGGTGCGCCGAAGCAGGCCGAACCAGCCGAGCACTGA
- a CDS encoding MATE family efflux transporter, whose translation MSTTLITGRPWRVILLFSVPLLIGNVVQQLYQFADALVVGRHLGVDSLAAVGATGSLLFLLLGFAWGVTSGFAIPTAQAFGAGDHAAVRRSVATGTLLTGAISLVLTVGAPLIAEPALRLLQTPPELLAEATVYTQISFLGAAAMMGFNFLSAIIRAIGDSRTPLVYLTVACVLNVVLVVLMVGPLGWGVAGAAASTVIAQAISVVLCLVHVRRRLPVLHVRRADWRISRGDIVEHLRLGLPMGFQASIIAIGTLAVQVALNSLGADAVAAYTTASRVDGLAVALLQSLGLAASMYAAQNIGAGRPDRVRRGVVEATWMALAASLVLGVVLVLFGTFLVRLFVGEGSDEVVRMAALMLFINGASYSALGVLFVLRGTLQGLGHTLVPTVTGIIELVMRVGAAVVLGALVGYVGVVWSNPLAWLGAAAMLVPAYVREHRRLGRMPVNPTVVTETTAVPIIGPTDGSMVVDAVVTQSIPVVPARDAAADAAARGSSPGSDASRRGSRISAPRSGRRSRQPR comes from the coding sequence ATGTCCACGACCCTCATCACCGGGCGCCCCTGGCGCGTCATCCTGCTGTTCTCGGTTCCCCTGCTCATCGGCAACGTCGTGCAGCAGCTGTACCAGTTCGCCGACGCGCTCGTGGTCGGCCGGCACCTGGGCGTCGACTCGCTCGCCGCCGTCGGTGCGACGGGCAGCCTGCTGTTCCTGCTCCTCGGCTTCGCCTGGGGCGTGACCTCGGGGTTCGCGATTCCGACCGCGCAGGCGTTCGGCGCCGGCGACCACGCGGCCGTGCGGCGTTCGGTCGCCACGGGCACGCTCCTGACCGGCGCGATCAGCCTCGTGCTCACGGTCGGCGCACCGCTCATCGCCGAACCCGCCCTGCGCCTGCTGCAGACCCCGCCAGAGCTGCTCGCCGAGGCCACGGTGTACACGCAGATCAGCTTCCTCGGCGCTGCCGCGATGATGGGCTTCAACTTCCTCTCGGCGATCATCCGGGCCATCGGGGACTCGCGCACGCCGCTGGTCTACCTGACCGTCGCGTGCGTGCTGAACGTCGTGCTCGTCGTGCTCATGGTCGGCCCGCTCGGTTGGGGCGTCGCAGGGGCTGCCGCGTCGACGGTGATCGCGCAGGCGATCTCGGTGGTGCTCTGCCTCGTGCACGTGCGCCGCCGGCTGCCCGTGCTGCACGTGCGCCGCGCGGACTGGCGGATCTCGCGCGGCGACATCGTCGAGCACCTGCGGCTCGGCCTCCCGATGGGGTTCCAGGCCTCGATCATCGCGATCGGCACGCTCGCGGTGCAGGTCGCGCTCAACTCGCTCGGCGCCGACGCGGTCGCCGCGTACACGACGGCCTCCCGCGTCGACGGGCTCGCGGTCGCACTCCTGCAGTCCTTGGGCCTCGCCGCATCGATGTACGCGGCGCAGAACATCGGCGCCGGCCGCCCCGACCGGGTGCGCCGCGGCGTCGTCGAGGCGACCTGGATGGCGCTCGCCGCCTCGCTCGTGCTGGGGGTCGTGCTCGTGCTGTTCGGCACGTTCCTCGTGCGCCTGTTCGTCGGCGAGGGATCCGACGAGGTCGTGCGGATGGCGGCCCTCATGCTGTTCATCAACGGTGCGAGCTACTCGGCGCTCGGCGTCCTGTTCGTGCTCCGCGGCACGCTGCAGGGCCTCGGGCACACCCTCGTGCCGACCGTGACCGGAATCATCGAACTCGTCATGCGCGTGGGCGCAGCGGTCGTGCTCGGTGCGCTGGTCGGGTACGTCGGCGTGGTCTGGAGCAACCCGCTGGCGTGGCTGGGCGCCGCGGCGATGCTGGTCCCCGCGTACGTGCGCGAGCACCGCCGACTCGGCCGGATGCCCGTGAACCCGACCGTCGTGACCGAGACGACGGCGGTGCCGATCATCGGACCGACCGACGGCTCGATGGTCGTCGACGCGGTCGTCACGCAGTCGATCCCCGTGGTTCCGGCGCGCGACGCCGCTGCGGATGCCGCCGCGCGCGGTTCGTCGCCCGGATCCGACGCGTCGCGACGCGGGTCGCGGATCAGTGCTCCGCGGTCGGGCCGCCGCAGCCGTCAGCCGCGCTGA
- a CDS encoding NAD(P)/FAD-dependent oxidoreductase yields MSEDRDSSNGLLDVVVIGGGPAGLSAALSLVRARRRVVVVDAGRPRNRFAAHMHGVLGHDHLPPTRLLELGRTEIEGYGGRIVTGEVRDIRLADPAIEVATADDATGDGMLRARRLLVATGLTDELPDIPGLGEQWGRGVVTCPYCDGWEHRNDVIGLLASMPANHEGAQMLRQWSDRVVYLPNGIGDPSPEDLERLGQRGIRVEPGVVTRLVVDADDRVTGVEVDGRHVAVDVIFTPPTLRPNDALLRALGASVSVDQPGRAGEWVDVDADGRTSVDRVWAVGNVVDQRSNVPVSMGAGSLIAGAINSDLLAEDIELAGQRG; encoded by the coding sequence GTGAGCGAAGACCGCGACTCCTCGAACGGGCTCCTCGACGTCGTCGTCATCGGCGGCGGACCAGCGGGACTCAGCGCCGCGCTCTCGCTCGTGCGCGCCCGCCGACGTGTGGTCGTCGTCGACGCCGGCCGCCCGCGCAACCGGTTCGCCGCGCACATGCACGGCGTACTCGGCCACGACCACCTGCCACCGACGCGCCTGCTCGAGCTCGGCCGCACCGAGATCGAGGGGTACGGCGGCCGCATCGTCACGGGCGAGGTGCGCGACATCCGGCTGGCCGACCCGGCGATCGAGGTCGCAACCGCCGACGACGCAACCGGCGACGGGATGCTCCGGGCCCGGCGCCTGCTCGTCGCGACCGGGCTGACCGACGAGCTCCCCGACATCCCGGGCCTCGGCGAGCAGTGGGGTCGAGGTGTCGTGACCTGCCCGTACTGCGACGGCTGGGAGCACCGGAACGACGTGATCGGGCTCCTCGCCTCGATGCCCGCGAACCACGAGGGCGCGCAGATGCTGCGCCAGTGGTCGGACCGGGTCGTGTACCTGCCGAACGGCATCGGCGACCCGAGTCCTGAGGACCTCGAGCGACTCGGACAGCGGGGCATCCGGGTGGAGCCGGGCGTCGTCACCCGGCTCGTCGTCGATGCCGACGATCGGGTCACCGGCGTCGAGGTCGACGGCCGTCACGTCGCGGTCGACGTGATCTTCACCCCGCCGACGCTGCGGCCCAACGACGCGCTGCTGCGCGCGCTCGGGGCATCCGTCTCGGTCGACCAGCCGGGCCGCGCAGGGGAGTGGGTCGACGTCGACGCCGACGGACGCACGAGCGTCGACCGTGTCTGGGCGGTCGGCAACGTCGTCGACCAGCGGTCGAACGTCCCGGTCTCGATGGGCGCGGGGTCGCTGATCGCGGGGGCGATCAACTCCGACCTCCTTGCGGAGGACATCGAACTGGCGGGTCAGCGCGGCTGA
- a CDS encoding DUF1761 domain-containing protein has protein sequence MDLVMNPLAVGLAAVAAFVVGGIWYSLLFAKPWQRAAGVSDEQLRTGMARIFIGSFLLAVVMAASLAAFIGAGGLAFGTVAGLAAGLTWVAAGLAITYLFERRPFALWAIDAGYHVVTFTAMGAIIGGMQA, from the coding sequence ATGGACCTCGTGATGAACCCGCTCGCCGTCGGCCTCGCGGCCGTCGCCGCCTTCGTGGTCGGCGGCATCTGGTACTCGCTGTTGTTCGCGAAGCCGTGGCAACGCGCAGCCGGGGTGAGTGACGAGCAGCTGCGCACGGGCATGGCGCGTATCTTCATCGGCTCGTTCCTGCTCGCCGTCGTGATGGCCGCGAGCCTCGCCGCCTTCATCGGCGCGGGCGGCCTCGCGTTCGGAACCGTCGCGGGCCTCGCGGCCGGGCTGACGTGGGTGGCCGCCGGCCTCGCCATCACCTACCTGTTCGAACGCCGCCCGTTCGCCCTCTGGGCGATCGATGCGGGGTACCACGTCGTCACCTTCACCGCGATGGGCGCCATCATCGGCGGGATGCAGGCCTGA
- a CDS encoding DUF4239 domain-containing protein gives MNWFYDTSVWITLPVFVGGFVLASCLIALGLRPLVRRFVDDRKQWDRALAHVIGTFGVFFGILLALVAVSVYENYASTHAATLDEAVDLGALHRGTDGLPESIGEEMRDRLDAYVHVVINEDWPDQREGLIPEASAPHVDEFDRLLHGFEPETAGQEAVYLQLLATFDEFVEDRRERIDAVTLQLPLLFWLVIWVGAIINAVLIGLIDVSSRRMHVFIAGMLALFIGLVMFVTADMDHPYAGTISVGPGAFERVDVQLLDD, from the coding sequence GTGAACTGGTTCTACGACACGAGCGTGTGGATCACGCTGCCGGTGTTCGTCGGCGGGTTCGTGCTGGCGTCGTGCCTGATCGCGCTCGGCCTGCGCCCACTGGTGCGCCGCTTCGTCGACGACCGAAAGCAGTGGGACCGCGCCCTGGCGCACGTGATCGGCACGTTCGGCGTCTTCTTCGGCATCCTCCTCGCACTCGTCGCCGTCTCCGTCTACGAGAACTACGCCAGCACGCACGCGGCGACCCTCGACGAGGCGGTCGACCTCGGAGCGCTGCACCGCGGCACCGACGGCCTGCCGGAGTCCATCGGCGAGGAGATGCGCGATCGGCTCGACGCCTACGTGCACGTGGTGATCAACGAGGACTGGCCCGACCAGCGCGAGGGCCTGATCCCCGAGGCGAGTGCCCCCCACGTCGACGAGTTCGATCGACTCCTGCACGGGTTCGAGCCCGAGACGGCCGGCCAGGAGGCGGTGTACCTCCAGCTGCTGGCGACCTTCGACGAGTTCGTCGAGGACCGCCGCGAGCGGATCGACGCGGTGACGCTGCAGCTCCCCCTGCTGTTCTGGCTGGTCATCTGGGTCGGCGCGATCATCAACGCGGTGCTGATCGGGCTGATCGACGTGTCGAGCCGGCGCATGCACGTGTTCATCGCGGGGATGCTCGCCCTGTTCATCGGGCTCGTCATGTTCGTGACCGCCGACATGGACCACCCGTACGCCGGGACCATCTCGGTCGGTCCGGGCGCGTTCGAGCGCGTGGACGTGCAGCTGCTCGACGACTGA
- a CDS encoding sodium:calcium antiporter: protein MTWPTDALPLWAIGLVFAAAVGVVWFAGVQLSKTTEVLDDRLRLGSALGGLVLLGIATNLPEIAITVGAALSGSLDLAVGNILGGIAVQTVVLVLLDAVRPKRANGSTRLPLMTRAASPVLVIEAAVVVVVLLLVIAGGQVPGTVEVAGVTPIPVLIVGVWVLGLLLVRRAHRGAAHVAAEASGHRDGPLPTRPGRPARARSVHHRRPTWKVALVFGAAAAATLVAGLALEWSGDAAADRLGVSGVVFGATVLAAATALPEISTGVQAIRTGDDRLAVSDIFGGNAFLPVLFLPAALISGQTVLVGLDRVDVYLSALAALLTVVYLVGLTLRSRRRVLGIGVDSLVVLFAYLVGMVGLAAVAGASSG, encoded by the coding sequence ATGACCTGGCCGACCGACGCACTCCCGCTCTGGGCGATCGGCCTCGTGTTCGCGGCCGCCGTCGGCGTCGTCTGGTTCGCCGGGGTGCAACTGTCGAAGACGACCGAGGTGCTCGACGACCGGCTCAGGCTCGGCAGCGCGCTCGGCGGCCTCGTGCTGCTCGGCATCGCGACGAACCTGCCCGAGATCGCGATCACCGTCGGCGCGGCGTTGTCGGGCAGCCTCGATCTCGCGGTCGGCAACATCCTCGGCGGCATCGCGGTGCAGACCGTGGTGCTGGTGCTGCTCGACGCGGTCCGCCCGAAGCGAGCGAACGGGTCGACTCGGCTGCCGCTGATGACCCGCGCAGCCTCGCCGGTCCTGGTGATCGAGGCCGCCGTGGTGGTCGTCGTGCTGCTGCTGGTGATCGCGGGCGGCCAGGTGCCCGGCACGGTCGAGGTGGCGGGTGTCACGCCCATCCCGGTGCTGATCGTCGGCGTCTGGGTTCTTGGGTTGCTGCTCGTGCGGCGCGCGCACCGAGGCGCGGCACACGTTGCGGCCGAGGCATCCGGACATCGCGACGGGCCGCTGCCCACCCGGCCCGGCCGGCCTGCACGTGCGAGGTCGGTCCACCATCGCCGCCCGACCTGGAAAGTCGCCCTCGTGTTCGGGGCCGCGGCCGCCGCGACGCTCGTCGCTGGCCTCGCGCTCGAGTGGTCCGGGGATGCCGCAGCCGACCGCCTCGGCGTCTCGGGCGTGGTGTTCGGCGCCACCGTGCTCGCCGCCGCGACCGCGCTGCCGGAGATCTCGACCGGCGTGCAGGCGATCCGCACGGGCGACGACCGACTCGCGGTGAGCGACATCTTCGGCGGCAACGCGTTCCTGCCCGTGCTCTTCCTGCCCGCGGCCCTCATCTCCGGCCAGACGGTGCTGGTCGGGCTGGACCGTGTCGACGTGTACCTCAGCGCCCTCGCCGCGTTGCTGACGGTCGTCTACCTCGTCGGACTCACGCTCAGATCGCGGCGACGCGTCCTCGGGATCGGCGTCGACTCGCTCGTCGTGCTGTTCGCCTACCTCGTCGGGATGGTCGGGTTGGCCGCCGTCGCCGGGGCGTCGTCCGGCTGA
- a CDS encoding PPOX class F420-dependent oxidoreductase, producing MITDEARAFLAEYHLATLSTVGRDGRIHSVPVGITYLDGVVRVIGTRGTQKFLNVQRTGRASVNTVDGWRWLSFEGPARIVEDADSVAQAVELYTQRYRAPRVNPERVVLEIRVERVLGSPQFREAPVA from the coding sequence GTGATCACCGACGAAGCCCGTGCATTCCTCGCCGAGTACCACCTCGCGACCCTGTCGACCGTGGGTCGCGACGGGCGCATCCACTCGGTGCCCGTCGGCATCACCTACCTCGACGGGGTCGTCCGCGTGATCGGCACCCGCGGCACGCAGAAGTTCCTGAACGTGCAGCGCACCGGGCGCGCGAGCGTGAACACGGTCGACGGCTGGCGCTGGCTGAGCTTCGAGGGCCCGGCGCGCATCGTCGAGGACGCGGACTCCGTCGCGCAGGCCGTCGAGCTCTACACGCAGCGCTATCGGGCGCCGCGCGTGAACCCCGAGCGGGTCGTGCTGGAGATCCGGGTGGAGCGGGTGCTCGGGTCGCCGCAGTTCCGCGAGGCACCGGTGGCGTAG
- a CDS encoding SUMF1/EgtB/PvdO family nonheme iron enzyme has protein sequence MSDLELATIPAGAVTLHDARRKLHRTVELEAFEIGVYPVTQEQVGELLGITANHPRRPATDVSWLRAVRFCNAASEWEGLDPAYTFDGEQVHWHVDADGFRLPTEAEWEYACRAGSTAPHYGPLREVAWTSADGVTSPQPIGGKHPNLFGLFDTLGNVWEWCWDLLDPARYDEYRVFRGGGFADDAWSVRASVRRGGAPRMHHEDVGLRVARGGFDATDAAQGWSAAADLARGEVDGPMPAGWTPRGR, from the coding sequence ATGTCCGACCTCGAGCTGGCGACCATTCCTGCCGGAGCGGTGACCCTGCACGACGCCAGGCGCAAGCTGCATCGGACGGTCGAGCTCGAGGCGTTCGAGATCGGTGTCTACCCGGTCACTCAGGAGCAGGTCGGCGAACTGCTGGGCATCACGGCGAATCATCCCCGGCGTCCGGCGACCGACGTGAGCTGGTTGCGGGCGGTGCGATTCTGCAACGCGGCATCCGAGTGGGAGGGACTCGACCCCGCCTACACGTTCGACGGCGAGCAGGTGCACTGGCACGTCGACGCCGACGGGTTCCGCCTGCCGACAGAGGCCGAGTGGGAGTACGCGTGCCGCGCGGGGTCGACGGCACCGCACTACGGTCCGCTGCGCGAGGTCGCATGGACGAGCGCCGACGGCGTGACCTCGCCGCAGCCGATCGGCGGGAAGCATCCGAACCTCTTCGGCCTGTTCGACACGCTCGGCAACGTCTGGGAGTGGTGCTGGGACCTGCTCGACCCGGCCCGCTACGACGAGTACCGGGTGTTCCGAGGCGGCGGCTTCGCCGACGACGCCTGGAGCGTGCGGGCGTCGGTTCGGCGCGGCGGTGCGCCGCGCATGCACCACGAGGACGTCGGCCTCCGCGTCGCACGCGGCGGGTTCGATGCCACGGATGCCGCGCAGGGCTGGTCGGCGGCGGCAGATCTCGCGCGCGGGGAGGTCGACGGGCCGATGCCCGCCGGGTGGACTCCGCGCGGCCGCTGA
- a CDS encoding DUF3054 domain-containing protein, with translation MSSAQPEASVDRRRRAPIGWVAAAFALDVVLVVAFAASGRASHAEDVLAGLWQTAWPFLAGLVIGWVVTLAWRAPAAPVRTGLGVWVATLVVGMLLRAVSGQGTAAAFIVVATVVLLAALVGWRLIAALVRRLRKRASHGDVRGDRSAVS, from the coding sequence GTGAGTTCCGCGCAGCCCGAGGCATCCGTCGATCGTCGTCGCCGCGCCCCGATCGGATGGGTCGCGGCGGCGTTCGCGCTCGACGTGGTGCTCGTCGTCGCGTTCGCGGCGTCGGGTCGGGCGAGTCACGCAGAGGACGTGCTCGCGGGCCTCTGGCAGACGGCGTGGCCGTTCCTCGCAGGGCTCGTGATCGGGTGGGTGGTCACGCTCGCCTGGCGGGCACCCGCCGCTCCGGTGCGCACCGGCCTCGGCGTGTGGGTGGCGACACTCGTCGTCGGGATGCTGCTTCGCGCGGTCTCTGGCCAGGGCACCGCCGCCGCATTCATCGTCGTCGCGACGGTCGTGCTCCTCGCCGCGCTCGTCGGCTGGCGCCTGATCGCGGCGCTCGTGCGGCGGCTGCGGAAGCGTGCGTCGCACGGCGACGTACGCGGCGACCGCTCAGCCGTCTCCTGA